The following are encoded together in the Pseudidiomarina andamanensis genome:
- a CDS encoding DUF4381 domain-containing protein has protein sequence MILLDKPIEINDIVAAPAASWWPLASGWYILATVAIITVVSSIVLSVRAYRKRRPRRLALKQLRKQPPETLSAITLILKQATLAYVPHEETLNWWDFLGEQLNTRQRRRYQPLLTALSEASYQPYVAQEQWIEPYRKFAAVWLKQALPLSNKQLKEQRDD, from the coding sequence ATGATACTGCTCGATAAGCCCATTGAAATTAACGACATTGTGGCAGCTCCTGCAGCGTCTTGGTGGCCACTTGCGAGCGGTTGGTACATTCTTGCAACTGTCGCCATCATTACGGTTGTCAGTAGCATTGTTTTGAGTGTGCGAGCCTATCGCAAACGCCGCCCTCGCCGACTCGCGTTAAAACAACTGCGAAAGCAGCCGCCAGAAACACTTAGTGCTATCACGTTAATATTAAAACAGGCGACGCTAGCCTACGTGCCGCATGAGGAAACATTAAACTGGTGGGATTTTTTAGGCGAGCAATTAAACACGCGTCAACGTCGTCGTTATCAACCATTACTCACCGCATTAAGCGAAGCGAGTTATCAACCGTATGTAGCACAAGAGCAATGGATTGAGCCATATCGAAAGTTTGCAGCAGTGTGGTTGAAGCAAGCGCTTCCACTCTCAAACAAGCAACTGAAGGAGCAACGCGATGATTGA
- the fadJ gene encoding fatty acid oxidation complex subunit alpha FadJ produces MSEQKAFTLELRDDQVAVIHIDVPGESMNTLKASFAEEVAHVLNQLEQQQDLKGVVVISDKPGSFVAGADISMIDACENAADTESLARQGQAMFDRIEGLKVPVVAAIDGACLGGGLELALACHYRVATDSNRTIIGLPEVQLGLLPGSGGTQRLPRLIGIQKALPLILTGKQLRAKQAKKLGIVDDVVPASILLEAAVKLALSSKAKVKRVRHSLLNKALEGTGVGRGIIFSKAREQAQAKAKGNYPALDKIIDTIAYGADKGFEAGLEFEARSFGELAMTPESKQLRNIFFATTAMKKETGAGDTKPRKIERVGVLGGGLMGGGIAYVTAAKAGLPARIKDISEQGIVHALKYSYDLLHKKVKRKHMARAELESIMLRLSGSLDYSGFDQVDVVIEAVFEDLNLKQQMVADIEAVAGENTIFATNTSSLPITKIAAQAQRPENVIGLHYFSPVDKMPLAEIITHAGTSDETIATTVALAKKQGKTPIVVKDGAGFYVNRILAPYMNESARLVLEGEPIEVVDSALVKFGFPVGPMKLMDEVGIDVAAKVAPIMADELGDRFRAPDAFGKLLDDERKGKKNKKGFYAYSGKKPGKSVDESVYSLLGISPSAKLGGEEIAQRTVLLMLNEAAYCLDEGIIRSARDGDIGAIFGIGFPPSRGGPFRYMDAVGVTEIVRRLQSYQQQHGERYTPAPLLVKMAENNERFY; encoded by the coding sequence ATGAGCGAGCAAAAAGCTTTTACGCTAGAGTTACGCGATGATCAGGTAGCGGTCATCCATATTGATGTGCCAGGTGAGTCGATGAATACCTTAAAAGCATCGTTCGCCGAAGAAGTCGCACACGTTTTAAATCAATTAGAACAGCAGCAAGACCTCAAAGGCGTTGTCGTAATCAGCGATAAGCCCGGTTCATTTGTGGCCGGTGCTGACATCAGCATGATTGATGCGTGTGAAAATGCTGCCGATACCGAGAGCTTAGCGCGACAAGGTCAAGCCATGTTTGACCGTATTGAAGGTTTGAAAGTACCTGTTGTTGCGGCAATTGATGGTGCTTGCTTAGGCGGTGGTTTAGAGCTGGCGTTAGCGTGTCACTACCGTGTGGCAACAGACAGCAATCGAACGATTATCGGTTTGCCAGAAGTACAGCTCGGTTTGTTACCAGGCTCCGGCGGTACGCAGCGTTTACCGCGTCTAATAGGTATTCAAAAAGCGTTGCCGTTAATTTTGACTGGCAAACAGCTGCGGGCAAAACAAGCGAAAAAATTAGGGATTGTTGATGATGTTGTGCCGGCAAGTATTTTGCTTGAAGCAGCAGTAAAGCTCGCCTTAAGCAGTAAAGCGAAGGTAAAGCGCGTTCGTCATTCTTTGTTGAATAAAGCCCTTGAAGGCACGGGGGTTGGTCGCGGCATTATTTTCTCGAAAGCTCGAGAGCAAGCGCAGGCAAAAGCGAAAGGTAATTATCCAGCACTGGACAAAATTATCGATACCATCGCTTATGGTGCGGATAAAGGTTTTGAGGCGGGTCTTGAATTTGAAGCTCGTTCGTTTGGCGAACTTGCCATGACGCCCGAATCAAAACAGCTACGCAATATCTTTTTTGCGACAACAGCGATGAAAAAAGAGACCGGAGCAGGTGATACTAAACCGCGTAAAATTGAGCGCGTTGGTGTTCTTGGTGGTGGTTTGATGGGCGGCGGTATTGCTTATGTAACCGCTGCGAAGGCAGGTTTGCCGGCTCGCATCAAAGATATTTCAGAACAAGGCATTGTGCATGCACTGAAATATAGCTACGACTTGTTGCATAAGAAAGTGAAGCGCAAACACATGGCGCGTGCTGAACTTGAGTCAATCATGCTGCGTTTAAGCGGTAGCCTTGATTACAGTGGCTTTGATCAAGTCGATGTGGTGATTGAAGCGGTATTTGAAGACTTGAATTTGAAGCAACAAATGGTTGCTGATATCGAGGCTGTTGCTGGTGAGAACACAATTTTTGCTACCAATACGTCAAGCCTACCCATTACTAAAATTGCAGCACAGGCGCAGCGTCCAGAGAACGTGATCGGATTACATTATTTCTCGCCGGTTGATAAAATGCCGTTGGCTGAAATTATCACACATGCGGGAACGTCCGACGAGACCATTGCAACAACTGTTGCACTAGCCAAGAAACAGGGTAAAACCCCGATTGTGGTGAAAGATGGCGCGGGCTTCTATGTCAACCGAATCCTAGCACCGTATATGAATGAATCGGCGCGTTTAGTTCTCGAAGGCGAGCCAATTGAAGTGGTTGATAGCGCGTTAGTGAAATTTGGCTTTCCAGTTGGTCCAATGAAATTGATGGACGAAGTGGGTATAGATGTTGCGGCGAAAGTTGCGCCAATCATGGCGGATGAACTGGGTGACAGATTCCGCGCGCCCGATGCGTTTGGTAAGTTATTGGATGACGAACGCAAAGGTAAGAAGAACAAGAAGGGCTTCTACGCTTACTCGGGTAAGAAGCCAGGTAAATCGGTTGATGAATCGGTGTATAGTTTGTTGGGTATTAGCCCGTCAGCTAAGTTAGGCGGTGAAGAGATCGCGCAGCGCACCGTGCTATTAATGTTGAATGAAGCCGCCTACTGCTTAGACGAAGGCATCATCCGTAGTGCTCGCGATGGCGATATTGGCGCTATTTTCGGTATCGGCTTTCCGCCGTCCCGAGGTGGTCCATTCCGTTATATGGATGCTGTTGGCGTGACTGAAATTGTGCGCCGTTTGCAGAGCTATCAGCAGCAACATGGTGAGCGTTATACCCCAGCACCATTGCTGGTTAAAATGGCAGAAAATAACGAGCGCTTTTATTAA
- a CDS encoding vWA domain-containing protein: protein MIDFAWLWAGLVWPIPFIYRWLRRPHIQQSQPLTVTHLPAVASATIKPRHSRLGNAIGVLVWTLLIVALMRPQWLGEPIPAQNDAREMMIAVDLSGSMEIADMAINGQQVDRLTMLKHVMHDFIERRVGDRLGLILFADTAYVQAPMTFDRATVQKMLDETVLRLIGERTAIGDAIALTAKRFADRPQTNKILILVTDGQNTAGNVSPAQALELAKYYDVKIYTIGVGAEEIVVDGFFGQRRVNPSRDLDENMLRQLADETGGEYFRARSTEELERIYTELDTYEPVQGENQLRRPQTALYHWPLGLAWIMLALAILQTTRRNWRQHG from the coding sequence ATGATTGATTTCGCTTGGCTCTGGGCAGGGCTTGTTTGGCCGATTCCCTTTATTTATCGCTGGTTACGCCGCCCTCACATTCAGCAATCTCAGCCGCTTACCGTTACCCATCTTCCTGCGGTTGCATCAGCTACCATTAAACCGCGCCACAGCCGATTAGGGAACGCTATTGGGGTTTTGGTGTGGACACTGCTTATTGTTGCGTTGATGCGCCCACAATGGCTTGGCGAACCCATCCCTGCGCAAAATGATGCTCGCGAAATGATGATTGCCGTTGATTTATCCGGCAGCATGGAAATTGCTGATATGGCAATTAACGGTCAACAAGTCGACCGTTTAACTATGCTCAAACATGTGATGCATGATTTTATTGAGCGCCGCGTCGGCGATCGTCTTGGATTAATTTTATTCGCAGATACCGCGTATGTTCAGGCGCCGATGACCTTTGACCGTGCGACCGTGCAGAAAATGCTTGATGAAACAGTGCTGCGTTTGATTGGTGAGCGCACAGCCATTGGCGATGCTATTGCACTCACGGCCAAACGCTTCGCTGATCGTCCACAAACCAACAAGATATTAATTCTAGTCACCGATGGACAAAATACTGCGGGCAATGTTTCGCCCGCGCAAGCCCTAGAACTTGCCAAGTATTACGATGTGAAAATTTACACAATTGGCGTTGGCGCTGAAGAAATTGTGGTTGATGGATTCTTCGGTCAACGCCGAGTGAATCCAAGTCGAGATTTGGATGAGAATATGTTGCGTCAGCTAGCCGACGAAACCGGTGGTGAATACTTTCGAGCTCGCAGCACAGAAGAACTTGAACGCATTTATACAGAGCTTGATACCTATGAACCAGTACAGGGTGAAAATCAACTTCGCCGACCGCAAACTGCGCTTTACCATTGGCCCTTAGGGTTAGCGTGGATTATGCTAGCGCTTGCGATACTACAAACGACTCGACGCAATTGGAGGCAGCATGGCTGA
- a CDS encoding DUF58 domain-containing protein codes for MSALRTVLSPELVTQWLDTWRSDGIHVSSHELMYYRSKVNAFQRFRRLHPPPGPSGALLSKFKGRGMEFDEFRHYQAGDDIRAIDWRVTARTGTPHTKLFREERERPVFVVVDLSDSMQFGSQLLFKSVQACHLAASLAWLAVARGDRIGAVITSQHGHAEIKPQARHHGVMQVIHHLVEQQQLAMTNWQQHHHQNVFPKALERLQQLARPGSIIYLISDWLSDDPALWRHCLALQRHCQLMPFTIADPLELQLPQVTEHTSLEMTDGEQDVVVDPYNKHQRHAYAHAQQQRMQEVLKQWQQLGCPLRLFSAADALENQWPGELL; via the coding sequence ATGAGCGCACTTCGTACCGTCTTATCACCGGAACTCGTTACGCAATGGCTTGATACGTGGCGTAGCGACGGTATTCACGTGAGTAGTCACGAACTCATGTATTACCGCAGTAAAGTGAACGCATTTCAGCGCTTTCGCCGCTTACATCCGCCTCCTGGACCAAGCGGCGCACTATTAAGCAAGTTCAAAGGACGTGGTATGGAGTTTGATGAATTCCGCCACTACCAAGCTGGTGACGATATACGCGCCATCGATTGGCGTGTCACCGCGCGCACCGGCACGCCGCACACCAAACTATTTCGTGAAGAGCGCGAACGCCCTGTATTTGTTGTTGTCGATTTGAGTGACAGTATGCAATTTGGCAGCCAACTGCTATTTAAATCTGTGCAGGCCTGCCATTTGGCGGCTTCTTTAGCTTGGCTTGCGGTGGCAAGAGGCGATCGCATTGGCGCGGTCATTACCAGTCAACATGGTCATGCAGAAATTAAGCCACAAGCGCGTCATCACGGCGTCATGCAAGTGATCCATCACTTAGTTGAACAACAACAACTCGCCATGACAAATTGGCAGCAACACCATCATCAAAACGTATTTCCAAAGGCTCTTGAGCGGCTACAACAGTTGGCTCGTCCCGGCAGCATTATTTATTTAATTAGTGACTGGTTGAGCGATGACCCGGCGCTTTGGCGCCATTGTCTTGCGTTGCAACGTCACTGTCAGCTCATGCCGTTTACAATTGCAGACCCGCTTGAGCTGCAGTTACCGCAGGTGACCGAGCACACATCATTAGAAATGACCGATGGTGAACAAGACGTGGTGGTTGATCCATACAACAAACATCAACGGCATGCTTACGCACACGCACAACAGCAGCGCATGCAAGAGGTCTTAAAGCAATGGCAGCAATTAGGGTGCCCGCTACGTTTATTCAGCGCCGCCGACGCGCTCGAGAACCAATGGCCTGGGGAGTTGTTATGA
- a CDS encoding VWA domain-containing protein has translation MADFHFLRPWWLLTLIPVVIITWWAWRHAHEKQGWSKIIPAHLQAILLPRNGQRSGRFQLMLVGLALSCSALALAGPAWQKLPQPVYQLKAGSVVVMDMSLSVYSTDLPPNRLSQMRFKATDLVTEHIDGDIGLIAYAGDAFTISPLTADGSNLTNLIRALSPDIMPTPGSYPVRALELADQLLKEAGYPEGDIYWLTDGIDSRDQTDIGDFINRTAHRLNILAVGTEAGAPIQLPDGRLLRDSSDNVVIPKLSVGGLPVLAERSGGRFIQIRADQQDIVYLTSQAPTTRDGDKSSMQAGDQWADQGPWLIPLILLLLLPLARRGRLLSMAPLLFVIALSHPVYAAQQEPLAWHEKLWQTPYQQADQALKNGNYERAATITDNAWQRGTANYRAGNYDQALVDFSQLDSAEGFYNQGNSLMQLQRYDEAKNAYAAALERRPDWTEAQQNLDLAKQLAEQQQQNQSNQQGQSQQQQNSDQNSNQNADQSSEQNAKQDAEQQTEKNQSQTDQSQQQQQQAEQTKESDSQEQSEAEQKAREGEEKPLQSQLGDPSEEELQQQMQQWLNRIEDDPAVLLRNKMQFEAQQRRRQGSPPGVEKSW, from the coding sequence ATGGCTGATTTCCATTTCTTGCGACCATGGTGGTTATTAACGTTAATTCCGGTTGTCATCATCACATGGTGGGCATGGCGACATGCACACGAAAAACAGGGTTGGTCAAAAATAATCCCCGCCCACTTACAAGCTATATTGCTACCACGCAACGGCCAGCGTAGCGGTCGATTTCAATTGATGCTCGTGGGTCTGGCGTTAAGCTGCAGCGCACTTGCGTTAGCCGGTCCAGCCTGGCAAAAATTACCGCAACCGGTCTATCAATTAAAAGCCGGCTCGGTGGTGGTAATGGACATGTCGCTGTCAGTCTACAGCACTGATCTCCCGCCAAATCGCTTGAGTCAAATGCGCTTTAAAGCAACAGACTTAGTGACTGAGCATATCGATGGCGACATCGGCCTTATTGCTTATGCCGGTGATGCGTTTACCATCAGCCCCTTAACCGCTGATGGCAGCAATTTAACCAACCTCATTCGCGCATTGAGCCCAGACATTATGCCAACTCCGGGAAGTTATCCAGTGCGAGCATTGGAACTCGCCGATCAACTTCTCAAGGAAGCCGGCTACCCTGAAGGTGATATCTATTGGCTTACCGATGGCATCGATAGTCGTGATCAAACTGATATCGGCGACTTCATCAATCGTACTGCGCATCGACTCAACATTTTAGCCGTGGGCACTGAGGCTGGTGCGCCCATTCAATTACCCGATGGTCGACTGCTGCGAGATAGTAGCGACAATGTGGTCATTCCAAAATTAAGTGTTGGCGGATTACCGGTCCTTGCTGAGCGCAGCGGCGGCCGTTTTATTCAAATTCGAGCCGACCAACAAGATATTGTGTACCTCACGTCGCAAGCACCAACAACACGAGATGGCGATAAAAGTTCGATGCAGGCAGGCGATCAATGGGCCGATCAAGGGCCTTGGCTGATTCCATTAATCTTGCTGTTACTGCTGCCTCTAGCGCGACGAGGAAGACTACTGAGTATGGCTCCTTTACTCTTCGTGATTGCTCTCAGTCATCCTGTGTATGCTGCGCAGCAAGAGCCTTTAGCATGGCATGAAAAGTTATGGCAAACGCCCTATCAACAAGCAGATCAAGCCTTAAAAAATGGCAATTATGAACGTGCTGCGACCATTACCGATAATGCTTGGCAACGCGGTACTGCCAATTATCGGGCTGGTAACTATGATCAAGCATTGGTAGATTTCTCTCAACTTGATAGCGCTGAGGGCTTTTACAATCAAGGCAATAGTTTAATGCAACTGCAGCGCTATGATGAGGCAAAGAATGCCTACGCAGCGGCGTTGGAGCGTCGTCCTGATTGGACGGAAGCACAGCAAAACTTAGATTTAGCCAAGCAGCTTGCTGAACAACAACAGCAAAACCAATCCAATCAACAGGGGCAGTCACAGCAACAGCAGAATTCCGATCAGAACTCGAATCAAAACGCTGATCAAAGCTCGGAACAAAATGCCAAACAAGACGCTGAGCAACAAACCGAGAAGAACCAATCTCAAACCGATCAGTCGCAACAACAACAGCAGCAAGCCGAACAAACCAAAGAATCTGATTCACAAGAGCAGTCAGAAGCTGAGCAAAAGGCACGTGAGGGCGAAGAGAAGCCACTGCAAAGTCAGCTAGGCGACCCGTCGGAAGAAGAATTACAGCAACAAATGCAGCAGTGGTTGAATCGTATCGAAGATGATCCCGCTGTATTATTACGTAATAAAATGCAGTTTGAGGCGCAGCAGCGGCGACGCCAAGGTTCGCCTCCAGGAGTTGAGAAATCGTGGTAA
- the fadI gene encoding acetyl-CoA C-acyltransferase FadI has protein sequence MAARQNLTTASGDRIAIVAGLRTPFAKQATYFHGVPALDMGKMVVQELLNRYSLDPSEVEQLVYGQVVQMPKAPNIAREIVLGTNLPVSTDAYSVSRACATSFQTTVNVLESMVVGNISVGIAGGADSSSVLPIGVSRSLAHALVDLNKARTLGQRLNILKRLRFKDLMPVPPAIAEYSTGLTMGDTAEQMAKTHNISRADQDALAHRSHTLAHEAWEAGKLDAEVMTAYAEPYNDFLKRDNTVRSDSKLDGYAKLRPVFDRKHGTVTAANSTALTDGASAILLMTESKAKALGYEVLGYIRSYAFSAIDVWEDMLMGPSYATPIALDRAGMKLSDLTLIEMHEAFAAQTLANMKMFASKKFAEEKLGRSEAIGEIDMDKFNVMGGSLAYGHPFAATGARLITQTLNELKRRGGGVGLTTACAAGGLGAAMIVETE, from the coding sequence ATGGCCGCACGTCAGAATCTGACCACTGCTTCAGGCGACCGCATCGCGATTGTTGCCGGCTTGCGCACCCCGTTTGCGAAGCAGGCGACCTATTTCCATGGCGTTCCTGCATTGGATATGGGCAAAATGGTAGTGCAAGAGCTACTTAATCGCTACAGCTTAGACCCAAGTGAGGTTGAGCAGCTGGTTTACGGACAAGTAGTACAAATGCCCAAAGCACCGAACATTGCGCGCGAAATTGTTTTGGGTACCAACCTTCCGGTATCCACTGATGCGTACAGTGTATCACGTGCCTGCGCAACGAGTTTTCAAACTACGGTCAACGTACTAGAAAGCATGGTGGTTGGAAACATTTCAGTGGGTATCGCTGGTGGTGCAGATTCGTCCTCAGTATTGCCGATTGGCGTTTCTCGTTCACTTGCCCATGCGCTTGTTGATTTGAATAAAGCGAGAACGCTAGGTCAACGCTTGAACATTTTGAAGCGTTTACGGTTTAAAGATTTAATGCCTGTACCGCCTGCAATTGCTGAATACAGCACCGGTTTAACCATGGGTGATACGGCTGAACAAATGGCAAAGACGCACAATATTAGCCGTGCGGATCAAGATGCATTGGCGCATCGTTCACATACTTTGGCGCATGAAGCGTGGGAAGCCGGCAAGTTAGATGCCGAAGTGATGACCGCGTACGCCGAACCATATAACGACTTTTTGAAACGCGATAATACCGTGCGTAGTGATTCCAAGTTAGATGGCTATGCAAAATTACGTCCGGTGTTTGATCGCAAGCACGGTACCGTCACTGCGGCAAATAGTACTGCTTTAACCGACGGTGCAAGCGCCATTTTGTTAATGACCGAGAGTAAAGCGAAAGCGCTAGGCTATGAAGTTCTTGGTTATATTCGAAGCTATGCATTTAGCGCCATTGATGTATGGGAAGATATGTTGATGGGGCCTTCGTATGCAACGCCGATTGCGCTTGACCGTGCGGGCATGAAGCTCAGCGATCTAACCTTAATTGAAATGCACGAAGCCTTTGCGGCACAAACGCTTGCCAACATGAAAATGTTTGCGAGTAAAAAGTTTGCCGAAGAAAAACTCGGTCGCAGCGAAGCCATTGGTGAAATCGACATGGATAAATTCAACGTGATGGGCGGTTCGTTGGCTTATGGACACCCATTTGCGGCAACCGGTGCACGTCTTATTACCCAAACCCTAAATGAATTGAAGCGCCGCGGCGGTGGTGTCGGGTTAACCACGGCGTGTGCGGCTGGTGGTTTAGGTGCAGCGATGATTGTGGAGACTGAATAA
- a CDS encoding AAA family ATPase, with translation MAAEQFQALRNYLDSQVLGQPDFTESLLVALLADGHLLVEGPPGLAKTRAVNALAKGVEGSFHRVQFTPDLLPADLTGTDIYRPETGEFVFQQGPLFHNIILADEINRAPAKVQSALLEAMAERQITVGQKTYPLPELFMVLATQNPLEQEGTYPLPEAQLDRFLMHLNLDYPNADTERDILRLTRGEELQGQADMPKPLKQQDIFNARKEVLGIYMDDAVENYLVQLVIATREPSFYSSDLARWLNYGASPRATIALDRCARARAWLQQRNFVTPDDIHAVYAKVLRHRIILSYQAEADGIDADQVLAQIIQLVPAP, from the coding sequence ATGGCAGCTGAACAGTTTCAAGCATTACGTAACTACCTCGACAGTCAAGTATTGGGGCAACCTGATTTCACCGAAAGTTTGCTAGTTGCCCTACTAGCTGATGGCCATTTACTCGTTGAGGGCCCTCCTGGACTTGCGAAAACTCGTGCTGTTAATGCCCTGGCAAAAGGAGTTGAAGGTAGTTTTCATCGCGTGCAGTTCACCCCTGACTTGCTGCCTGCTGACTTAACAGGTACTGATATTTATCGTCCCGAAACGGGCGAGTTTGTATTCCAACAAGGGCCTTTGTTTCACAATATTATTTTGGCTGACGAAATTAACCGCGCCCCAGCGAAAGTTCAGTCTGCGTTATTAGAAGCCATGGCTGAGCGCCAAATCACGGTAGGCCAAAAAACCTATCCGTTACCAGAGTTATTTATGGTATTGGCAACCCAAAACCCGCTTGAGCAAGAAGGCACGTATCCGTTACCTGAAGCACAGCTCGACCGATTCTTAATGCATCTCAATTTAGATTATCCAAATGCCGATACCGAACGTGACATTTTGCGTTTAACGCGTGGCGAAGAATTACAAGGCCAAGCAGATATGCCCAAGCCTCTGAAGCAGCAAGATATCTTCAATGCGCGCAAAGAAGTACTCGGTATCTACATGGATGACGCAGTTGAGAATTATCTGGTGCAATTGGTCATTGCGACACGTGAGCCAAGCTTTTACAGCAGCGACCTCGCCCGCTGGTTAAACTATGGTGCCAGCCCACGAGCAACCATTGCGCTTGATCGGTGTGCGCGCGCCCGTGCTTGGTTACAACAGCGTAACTTTGTTACCCCAGATGATATTCATGCGGTTTACGCTAAAGTGCTGCGCCACCGTATTATTTTGAGTTACCAAGCGGAAGCCGATGGCATTGATGCTGACCAAGTGTTAGCGCAAATCATTCAGTTAGTTCCAGCACCGTAA